Proteins from a genomic interval of Nitrosomonas sp.:
- a CDS encoding HTH domain-containing protein, whose protein sequence is MPSLSFLGQSQQLLITALLRHRSGLTVDELSSLLSISRNAVNQHLSSLSGSGFIQTATLASTGGRPSKIYSLSPSGLELFQRRYSFFARLLLSWVDKNLGEQETKLCLHSLGEQMAREFEDRIENQSSSTAKLHEVAAVMCELGYDASVKETAGNHTEIIANNCIYNKLAEEYQGFCTLDLSFLSSLLKADIEHKECIVKKGNYCCFVIAGHSD, encoded by the coding sequence ATGCCCTCTTTGTCATTTTTAGGTCAAAGCCAACAATTATTGATCACGGCGTTACTTCGCCATCGCAGCGGGCTTACGGTAGACGAGCTATCGTCTCTACTATCCATCTCTCGCAATGCAGTCAATCAGCATCTGTCGAGCCTGAGCGGCAGCGGCTTCATTCAGACCGCAACTCTGGCAAGTACGGGAGGCAGGCCGAGCAAAATTTATTCGTTATCACCAAGTGGTTTAGAACTTTTCCAAAGACGTTACTCATTCTTTGCCAGACTGCTGCTTTCGTGGGTCGATAAAAATCTGGGGGAACAGGAAACAAAACTATGTTTGCATTCGCTCGGGGAACAAATGGCTCGAGAATTTGAAGATCGCATAGAGAACCAATCATCATCAACAGCTAAACTTCATGAAGTAGCTGCGGTTATGTGTGAACTTGGTTATGATGCAAGCGTAAAGGAAACCGCAGGAAACCATACTGAAATCATTGCCAATAACTGTATTTACAATAAACTCGCTGAGGAGTACCAGGGATTTTGCACGCTCGATCTGAGTTTTCTATCCTCATTACTAAAAGCTGACATCGAACATAAAGAATGTATCGTCAAGAAAGGAAACTACTGCTGTTTTGTAATCGCAGGCCATTCTGACTAG